DNA from Brassica napus cultivar Da-Ae chromosome C4, Da-Ae, whole genome shotgun sequence:
AAGTATAATAACTTCTTTACTTGCGATGCAAGACTATAACATTAGAATAACTTGAATGTTCGCTTTCCTCTTCCCTTTGCAATCCAATTTTCTTTGCATATAAAAGAATCTTTCAACAaggaaaaattataaatatattgacATTCATAACAAAAGAATCAGACAAACAAAGAATTTAGTTAAGTATATGGTTAATCGGTCCAAGAACAGGTTCACCATGAAAACAAAGTATGGAGCAGCAGTTGCACCCGTCTTCGTCCTTGCTGGTGCATATGTCGCTTGGAATTACATAAATCATCGGTTATGGAGAAAGAAGGACGACAACAATGGTCGAGATATCAGAAAAGGCATCCATAACAGCATTAGTAAGGAGACTTCTTTAAAAAGACGTCGAAAGGATCAGAAAACCCTCTCAAGATCTGTTTCAATGGGGGCTATTCGAGGAGGAAAAGTGGCATTGCAGAGATTGCTTGACTTGCACTCATATCATCTTGATACTTCTTCCCTTGTAAATGCTGAGATTGAATTTGAATCTTTGCTTTCCAAGGAAAAGCCGGATTTCGGGTTGCTTCAGGttgttttatatacaaaatctttttaccCTTTAGGATTAAATTTGAAGTCGTTAGAACcctattttcttcttcctcttgtagAGAGACATTGTGAAGATGGAAATGAGTGGAAAAGaagcaaaaggagttgagatattGAAGAAAGCACTGGAGAAAGCAAAAGCAGAAGGAAAAGGTCATGAGGCTTATGAGATCGAGATGTTGCTTGTGGAGATGTTGATCTACATGGTTTGCTCTTTACATTCATTTATCATAAGTATGATTATTTTCAGCATATCTTTATAAGAagttaaacaatatatatataatagggaAACATTGAAGAGGCTTCGAAATGTAAGTGCTTAGAGGATGATTTCATAACAGATGCAAGGCGTCCTCTCTACCAGGCAAGTAACTGTAGTCCTTTGTTATTACTTTAAAATCCtatctatcattttattttcgCTTAGtgtcaaatgttttttttttatatctcaGACTATAATATATTACTTTCGTGGAGATCCTTGGAAGCAAGTCGAGGAGACATTCAACAGGTTCAGGGAGATTCAGATGGGTCTACAATGGCCTGGAAACTCAGAGGAAAGTGAGAGCCACGAAATCACATTAGATGAGTTCAAGAAAGTAATGGAATCTCTCAAGCACGAAATTGAAGACAGCAAGAAAAGACAAACGGTTAACTCAACTCCACGTGAGGCTAAATAAAATTGACATGGATGATATGTTTCAATAATTTCAAGAAATGGTGTTGTTTCcacgaattgataaaaatatttggtaCACTATTCTTGGAAAATACATCAACTTATAACAAATAGAACAATCTAagtatgtcaatttaatatacCATTTCTTCAGTATCAAATATagtcaaaaaaacatttatcagTAGGAAGACACAAATGGACATCATTTAGTCACATGGACatcataattttactaataactaatattttttgacATGATCCTGAAAACTAATCACACAGTTCATCAGAACAAGGagagatttatttatttattttggtccACTATTTTAATTACTAGTTCACTAATTGTTTTACACTATAAGCTTTAAGGCTCAAGtccaaaaatacattttatcaaatatgtaaactaatggaaaaaaaaaacttacaataaAGCTTtgacaaattttaaataaaaccgTTATACGTTAATTTTCATAAAACAGTTCAATATAACAGAAGTAGAACTGTGAGTTTTAGTTAGAACTAGAACACAACTCAATGTGATGTAAATAAAATTCAGtcgttaatttttctaaaaaaataatagaattaTCGGTTACAAAATCCTAAATTTAACAATTTTCATAACTCGAAATAGAATTATCAATcagtcttaaaaaaaaaaacacagaggGAAAGTTGCTACTAGTGGATTTTGAATTAgcaacatttttcttcaaacCAAAAAAGAAAGGCTTTTATAATTCAGAATAACATGCCCAACCGAGCCCAAATTAAACAGGCCCATAACCATAGAAGAAGCAGCTTTGAATCGATTCGAGGAACTCAAACCCTAATCCAATCCCGCGACGGCAATCTCCCGAAACCAATGGCCAACCTCCGAGGAGTCCTAACCAACGTATCTTCCTACTGTCAACGTTCCTTCTCTCAATCGGCTCTGCTATGGCGATCCGCGGTCAAACCTCCGAACAACCTCGCTCAAATCCAATCCAGACAAATCTCTACATCTCTCGCGAAACACAGTGGTACGGAGCAAGGCGTGAAGCGAAACAGTGCAGATCACAGACGCAGATTGCTCGCGGCGAGATTCGAGCTGAGAAGGAAGCTCTACAAAGCGTTTTGCAAGGATCCGGAGCTTCCTAGCGAAATGAGAGAGAAGAATCGTTATAAGCTGTCGAAACTGCCGAGGAACAGTGCGTTTACGAGGATAAGGAATCGATGTGTGTTCACTGGTCGGTCTAGGTCCGTGACGGAGCTGTTTCGGATGTCTAGGATCTGTTTCCGTGGGTTGGCGAATAAAGGGGAGTTGGTGGGTATAAAGAAGTCGTCTTGGTAAGGGGGCTTTGCAAGGAATGTGACCGAACCACAAAGTAAGTGTAGCTTTGAGTTTATATTTATTCTTCTGTGTATTTGCGTTATATCTGATGGATGAATCTTTTGTTTCTAGGAATCTAACAAAACTTAGTTTTGCTTATGACACAAGTGATACTTCCCTTTTATGATCTCGTTCAGGATTATGGAAGTTATTCTAGCGATTCTCGTTGAATAAGATTTAACACTTGTCAAatattgttctttttattatctCGTTTTAGGATTGTGAAGTTATTttgttgcaatttttttttgttgttgttgaattgACTATAGTATGTAAAAACAAAGGCATAAGGTTTGATGCATTGCCTAAGTAAAAGGTGAATTTAAGTAGTAAGTGAAAACAAAGACATAGGAACAATTTACATGGGAATATAAGGTTCAAGTATTATTAGGTTGTATCATGTGTTTAATCAATAATTACCGAGGAGAATTGGATAATGGCTAATaactaaaacatttaaaacagAATAGATTCATTCCTCATGTTGTATGCTTATGTGATTGGCTATAAGTAAACGCTTCAGGCTGTTCTATAGTAAGGTGAGAGCGTACAGCATCTTAGCTGCCCAAGCTTCTTagttttttatgaataaaacaTAAGACAATCCGTGAGTTACCCATCTTCCAAAAATTACACAATCTCTTTAAAAGCACTCGACTCTCCACTCAAATGCCTCGAGTATCTTAAACCAACAGTATCATATCAACCATCTGGAGTAAGGTTTTGCCTGAGCAGTGAGAGCACATTTCTACTAAGTAACAATGTGGCTCTGACAACATCTAGTGATAATGTTTCTGAATCTATTCCTCAATATCTAAAAGATGtggaccccccccccccccccccccacttgtttttttttctacactGGTTTCATCGAATTTTACAAAAAGAGAAATGTTGTTACCGGTGACTATGACCACCACGCGGTTTGTGGTTAAGAGGGTCCCAAAATGCCAAAATGCTTTctcaatctaatttttttgacatATCCCCAAAATCtcattggttattttttttccaaaaatttagctattaaaataattaaagaatAGAACAAAAAGAACAGCTGGGAGGATTTAGGATAAAAAGGACACTACACTTCCCTGCTTTTGCTCACACCGCCCCAAAAGAATTCACAGTAACACTTTGACtgttcagagagagagagagagaggtagaGATGGTGTTTTACAACAATGATAGTTGCAAATCGGTTTCCACTCTAATGCTTCTGGTTGGTCTCTGCGTCTTCGCTGCAGCCTCCGACGGCAAAACTTCGCCGGTCGAAGACGGTACGCTGTTCTTCACTCACATATTCTCATCAATTTTCTTGGTTGGTTAGACTGCTTCTTGGTGTTGGGGGTTTCTGATGATGTTAAAACGCATGATTGTTTGTTCTCTCTGTTCCAAGAACAAAAGATGGATGCACCGTGGCCTCTACTGCCTGTTTCTTCTCTCTAAAATGGGTTACTTACAGATCCGGCTAAGGAGCTTAAAGTTATATAATCTTCACTTTGTTTCTAGATTCCCATTTCAGGGTTTTACCAGTCCTCTGTTGCTTAGAATTAAGATTTGCTTTCccctttgtgtgtgtgtttgactGGTAGCTGAGCAATGAGTAAAGTTAGGATCATTAATCTTGGAATAAAAATCTCTTAGTAATTTTCAAATTAGACCATCACAATAGTAAAAGAAGacaaaagcttttttttttttttttttttttttaagaagacaAAAGCTTTATGGGTCATTTTAGGTAAAAGAATAGAAAATCCCTCTTCAGCTCCTTAAGTCCCGCTGTATTCAATTCAAATCTTCAACAGTCAAAACCATTTTTATCAGTCTTCACTCTTTAgaaaacttaattattttagtagCTTAACTGGCACCATTAATTGGATCCTTAAATTCGACTAGTCATTTCCCTGCCCTAAGGAAAAGGGCACTCGTAAATGTAGACACACGCCCCACATATTCATAACTCATACCAATGTGCTCATACCAATGTGTGTGATTCCCACCAAAGTTAATGCGTGGACGGTGATGAAACGGTTCAATTCTCGTGTCTTCTCTTTACTCGTGTTTCTctgttcatattttttaatactAATAATAGACTCAACAAACCGCTGGTAAGTGTGACCTCACGAGAAATGCGAGGGAGAGAATCTATTTCGGAGGATATAATTTGTCTAGATTGCAAATTCTTGAGAGAATGTAAGGCCCAAAAGGGGACACTGAAGATGAAACATATCATTGTTGTGTAGGGGACCAACTGATCGTTATCCATCTCCATCCCATATAATATTTTCTGACACCATTTTTAAATACCGTACTTATCCCTTTTTCCcttattaaattattacaagtacagttgtaagttttttttttttgaatgataGTTTTAATAGGGGtattcaatccggatatcggtttggttttttcggtttttcggtatttcggttagtaaaatataactaccattctaaattcATATTTACTCCGGTTCAGtttataccgtcggttttcggtttattcggttttataccaaaacataattatttaatttgagatcatattatataaattttagagtcatTTTGTCATCGCAGtgatttattaaaaagatattatattttcaaataaaagaataaaaaaataaaaacgcttaTACTTTCtgatgaaataatcaaatctagaattaaaatcaaagctcgaaattttgaaaataaaaataaaaaacaaaaaagaaatatgaaagaaaagtttttccactattccatatttagtgttcatcaaagtcatgCTTCTTCGAGTGAAACTCTCTtcgtttataaataagaaaaaacaaaagagaaatatgaaagaaaagtttttccactcttccgtagtgttcatcaaagtcatgCTTCTTCGAGTGAAACTCTCTtcgtttataaataagaaaaaaattgtcaaGAATTTATTCTAGTTGttatccatcaaatttataacatttacttcaatttaatcaatgttaaaagaaagcaaaaaagaaaaagactaagaaaataagaagtcGCAATTGCattgaattgttatttaattatattttaagtgtattttttattactataaaaaatgtggtaataattattaacaaaaaaataacttatataaaaatagattttcatgttacgttataaaatatgtatatatttacatgtttctacttttgattggttttgttcaatttattcggttataaaccaaaccatatctaaattctacggtttttataaaatcatatccattcAGTTACCGTATTGGACAGGCCTAAAACATAAAACGTTTGTTTGTTGTAATAATTCTTGTGAACACGACTAGTGAAACGGACTTAGTAATTATTTTGACTGGTCTTTTTTTCAGGCTTGGTTGTTAACGGCGACTTCGAGACTCCACCGTCAAACGGCTTCCCTGATGACGCCATGGTCCAAGACTCCACCGAGATCCCTAGCTGGCGATCTGACGGCACCGTGGAGCTAATAAAGTCCGGTCAAAAACAAGGAGGGATGATCCTGATCGTTCCCGAGGGACGCCACGCCGTGAGGTTAGGAAACGATGCCGAGATCAGCCAAGAACTCGCGGTGGAGAAAGGTTTTATCTACTCCGTCACGTTCAGCGCCGCACGCACGTGTGCGCAGCTCGAGTCGCTGAACGTCTCGGTGGCTTCCGATGAGCCCATCGCGTCGCAGACCATTGACCTGCAAACGCTTTACAGCGTTCAAGGGTGGGACCCTTATGCTTGGGCGTTTGAAGCGGTTGAGGATCGCGTCCGGTTGGTGTTTAGGAATCCTGGTATGGAGGATGATCCTACTTGTGGGCCAATCATCGACGACATCGCCGTCAAGAAACTCTTTACTCCTGATAAACCCAAAGGTAATGTTTCGTATTTTGCTAAAATAACCCCTTAGGTTTTCCTTATTGGTTTAGGCTGCCCATATTTCTTAAATCGTTTAATTTTACACCAATTGGGGACATTTAAAGTACAATTAGCACGTACTTACTTGCCTTCTTTAAAAATGTTAGATGATTTGTACTATAAATCACACATATCAAAAAATCACACATATCAAAAATCTACTTTTTTGGAAAATATCATtggaaatataaattaaaattagtttaattaatcataaataaaaattagtggCACATAATTGATTACgtatttttgatgaaattaaatttcattttgatatatgaaaatatattatattgtgaaacaacagaaaataataaaaacattttacatATTAAAGAGTGATAATTGTTTTGCCAACATAACCCAATCATTTTCCttaatctattgttattggacatctaaactttatataaatttaaatatacccCTAAATTTAGCATATTTTCAAAACTAGCCCCTGGTTTCCCTTATTTCTGTTATTGATACCAAATGTTACGACTCCTGCTAAATTTTACCCCAACAGAACTTAAATTCCCGCCATAAACAACGAACTGTTATATTTTAACAGGCAATGCCGTGGTTAACGGAGATTTCGAAGAAGGTCCATGGATGTTCAGAAACACGACCCTAGGTGTTCTCCTTCCGACAAACCTCGACGAAGAAACCTCCTCTCTTCCCGGTTGGACCGTCGAATCAAACCGGGCAGTCCGGTTTATCGACTCAGATCACTTCTCGGTCCCTGAGGGAAAGCGAGCGGTGGAGCTGCTATCGGGCAAAGAAGGCATAATCTCTCAAATGGTTGAGACAAAGGCCAACGTTCCGTACAAGATGTCTTTCTCGTTGGGTCACGCAGGCGACAAGTGCAAGGAGCCTCTGGCTGTAATGGCGTTTGCCGGCGATCAAGCTCAGAACTTTCACTACATGGCGCAAGCGAACTCTAGTTTCGAAGTCTCCGAGTTGAATTTCACGGCGAAGGCAGACCGTACGAGGATTGCTTTCTACAGCGTTTATTACAATACTAGGACGGATGATATGAGCTCCTTGTGTGGGCCTGTGATTGATGACGTCAGGGTTTGGTTCTCCGGGTCTAGTAGAATTGGGTTTGGGCTTCCGGTTTTGGTTCTGGTTCTCGCATTGGTTTTTATCTAGATTGTTCCGGTTTAAATTTTCCTGAATATGTATTGGCAGACCAGGAATTTATAGGTTTGTTCCAATGTTGTATGGTTAAGTATCGGTTCAAGATAACCATGAATGAGAAagtcttttatattttattgtaattCATGGTCCAATGTAAGACGTTTTGATGAATCAGACTTGATCAAGGTTCAGGgtcttagggtttagaggaagGTATATTCTTGGGACAGAGATggtataagtattttagataaGCATCAATGTGCTGTTGAGTTTATTTTCGCTGATCTGACATGAATTGTTTCCACTAGGCTTGGTCATTGGTCTGATTGAGCTAATGAGAATACTTATCGAGTACGTCTTTATATCTCTAAAAATTACTAACAAGAAGTTCACTGCCGCTGTTTATATAATCAACACTGCTGAAATTCCATCACCATCATATGAATATAAAGCGTCTTTTTATCTGTGTGATGAAATTGTTGATAACTTTATTGACCCTGCTCATGTAGACTTGATCAGCTTCCAGActttttttactaaaactttTAGACAAATATAAACGTTTCAAATATGCATGTAATATTTGGATTCTTACTGTATTGTTTGGTATGTGTTTGAACTTTTGTCACTCAAAGCTTCACTGTATATGATGAGTACTCGTGAGTGGAAGAGCTTTGTCAATCGTCAATGATCGCAACCATGAGAAAAGGCAGTGGTGAAGACTCGTTTTGATGACATCAATGGATTTATCCTAATCTTGCCACCCATATCTGCTGAAGTTTCTTGTATTGGCCGACACATGTTGTGAATGTGTTTGGACGCGCTGTTGTATCGTATTTTGGGCTTTAGTTGGATTTGCAATTTGTTTCTTTATACCATGTAATGTAATCCAATTGCGTTTTTAGTGAAACACTGGACGACACAGAGAAAAATGGTGTGTATCCGTTGTGTGACCAACCTTATCTAAACAGTTCTCAAGATTAATGAGAAAAGTGGTCTAGAAACTTCGAAAGTCGTtgaatctgaaaaatataaagTTCTTTTCAAACCTGAAACCTTAACTGAGCTAATAACGTTCATTGACTGCTACAtctacatatattataataccaAAGAATTAGGTGTAAGTTACCCCAGTATTCAAATTCGTATTTCGCAGAATTTTGGTCACATTCCAAGTGATCTTTCAAAGTTGAAAGGCAATTATGTATTCTAAGGAAGATGAAATTAGAAAAGTCAATATGCCaaaatgttttaattaaaagaaaacatgtaACGTGATTCTTTATTGACAAAGTTGTAATGTATTCTAGATACTAATTCAACCCCTGAGCCAACTAGTCAAAAGAATAATTGAACgttttacaattattttaacaaaaggatatgattttgtaatcgaAGCGTTATCTAAAACTATTAGGTGACACACGTAATTACGTCTACACAATGAAAATGACTTAAATAAAAGGTCAACGACGTTGATTCTTAAGAgtatatcaaaaaaaaacaatcttcataaacccaaaaaataaaaaagattcgTCAAATATGTTCGCTCcgaaaacatttttgtttttgacgtCGTATATGCATGTATTaggtatataaaaaaatgtattatgtatatcaAGAAAGTTTGTTATGATTGGATAAAGAGGTCTTAAAAAGCTGGTCCTCAAACACATTATATATATCGTATAGCGATAAGAACTTGAACAGTTAATAATGACGACAAAAGTGTTAGGTTAGCAGTTAGCACTAATTTTACATGATTAATTATGTGTTGATATGTTATCATGGATCTCGTTGCATTACAGACTACATAATCTGTAAATAACGAATTCAATTAAAAGTTGGTACAAGAGATCTGACACACCATAAGAGTAAGACCACTGGACTGGAAATTCAGTGGTGCACCACACTCTTAAATTTGGCTACTAACTTTCCTGTTATAAATAACTGAAAAAGGAAAGCTGTTTAATGAGTTAAGTTATAAGAAGGCAATAAACTAAAGAAGGAGACAAACTTTGGCGAAATACAAAGGTAAAGGTAACTTCTTTTCATTCAATTCATCATCTACATTTGTctatttaaataaaagtttcaaCCTGCGTGAAAGCATCGTGGCTAGGCCtgggacttttatccgagatccggattcgatccgagattcgatccggatccgatccgaaaatccggatatccggagggaccgaatccggatccggatagtaaaatgctGGATCCGCCAAagccggattcggatccggatatttcgattttttagtccggatatccggatccgtaagttttattaataattatttcaaaaatagtaatatctatatataaaaactaattttatttaatatattttcatttttataatagtatatgtaaattttatgtaagttttgtaattttatacacagaaataattcaaaacattatatattttttgttttaaattattgttaatattttatatatattaatattatttatttatttatttattttaaggatccaaatccggatccggatatccgccggatattacaatttttataaggatatccgacacccggatatccgataaccccggatccggataaggatagtaaaattatggatccgtcggataaggatccggatccggataccttaaaattttccggatacccgatccgtcccaggcctaaTTGTGGCATAATACTAAGTTTAAAAGTTTTTACATCAAATACAggatttaactttataattattattttttgtaaattaagaAATGCAAAGTTTGAAAGTTTTAGAGTAGTACAAGCAGAACTGTTTTTTATGGTTATGTTCTGTGGAGAGTGTATATTTATCGAAAATGTCATACATGTGTAACCGTCTGTTAATTCAAATGTTATAGAGAGATTTTCATTATGAAATTCGTATCCGTTCTATATCGTGTATGTTGCAAATAACTAATCATCATAagcaatataaataaaaattaaaaataatataaatgacAATTTGATTAGTGtttgaataaaaaattcaatttcacAGAGACTACCATAACCTTAcgatatataaatttttgaatttttggatgGTATTGCTCGCATGGTTGTTGGTTGTAGCTGTTATCAGTTAGTACAAAACTACAaacaaaacatgttttaaattcttttatttatattttttgttattttgaaaccATACGTATTGTACTCTGCAATACTTTTATGTATATTGTCGATTGAAAATTCTACGCAACTATCTTTTTATGAGTACAtaactaaatttaataatttgtt
Protein-coding regions in this window:
- the LOC106394491 gene encoding uncharacterized protein LOC106394491, translating into MVNRSKNRFTMKTKYGAAVAPVFVLAGAYVAWNYINHRLWRKKDDNNGRDIRKGIHNSISKETSLKRRRKDQKTLSRSVSMGAIRGGKVALQRLLDLHSYHLDTSSLVNAEIEFESLLSKEKPDFGLLQRDIVKMEMSGKEAKGVEILKKALEKAKAEGKGHEAYEIEMLLVEMLIYMGNIEEASKCKCLEDDFITDARRPLYQTIIYYFRGDPWKQVEETFNRFREIQMGLQWPGNSEESESHEITLDEFKKVMESLKHEIEDSKKRQTVNSTPREAK
- the LOC106391252 gene encoding ribosomal protein S14, mitochondrial-like, encoding MPNRAQIKQAHNHRRSSFESIRGTQTLIQSRDGNLPKPMANLRGVLTNVSSYCQRSFSQSALLWRSAVKPPNNLAQIQSRQISTSLAKHSGTEQGVKRNSADHRRRLLAARFELRRKLYKAFCKDPELPSEMREKNRYKLSKLPRNSAFTRIRNRCVFTGRSRSVTELFRMSRICFRGLANKGELVGIKKSSW
- the BNAC04G10730D gene encoding uncharacterized protein BNAC04G10730D; its protein translation is MVFYNNDSCKSVSTLMLLVGLCVFAAASDGKTSPVEDGLVVNGDFETPPSNGFPDDAMVQDSTEIPSWRSDGTVELIKSGQKQGGMILIVPEGRHAVRLGNDAEISQELAVEKGFIYSVTFSAARTCAQLESLNVSVASDEPIASQTIDLQTLYSVQGWDPYAWAFEAVEDRVRLVFRNPGMEDDPTCGPIIDDIAVKKLFTPDKPKGNAVVNGDFEEGPWMFRNTTLGVLLPTNLDEETSSLPGWTVESNRAVRFIDSDHFSVPEGKRAVELLSGKEGIISQMVETKANVPYKMSFSLGHAGDKCKEPLAVMAFAGDQAQNFHYMAQANSSFEVSELNFTAKADRTRIAFYSVYYNTRTDDMSSLCGPVIDDVRVWFSGSSRIGFGLPVLVLVLALVFI